In the genome of Candidatus Saccharibacteria bacterium oral taxon 488, one region contains:
- a CDS encoding NTP transferase domain-containing protein produces MKKPTKAIIAAAGFGTRFLPQTKAMPKEMMPLIDKPIIQYVVEELVEAGIKDIIIIGSANKRAIEDHFDRPNEELLVNLRAGGAKKQPLIDIVNNLSEMANFVYIRQKGPYGNATPLTCAAHLINGDEPVIYTFADDFIAASPSRFRQMITAAQKLDGAVLSCKKIIDDAEFDRYGVVNGEQVADGVIKMTNIVEKPGKANAPSDLASVSSYLLPGEFFTYLDKAKHAFDGHGEFTVQPIMQSMIDDGHSFYGVEITNGTYYDTGDKLEYLKTVIDFGMRDPKLGASLREYLVKRLEENGAS; encoded by the coding sequence ATGAAAAAACCAACCAAGGCTATCATCGCCGCCGCTGGCTTCGGTACGCGGTTCTTGCCGCAGACCAAGGCCATGCCAAAAGAAATGATGCCACTGATCGACAAGCCGATTATTCAGTATGTCGTCGAGGAATTAGTCGAAGCCGGCATCAAAGATATCATTATCATCGGTAGCGCTAACAAACGAGCAATTGAGGATCATTTCGACAGGCCGAACGAGGAACTGCTGGTTAATCTACGGGCGGGCGGCGCCAAGAAACAGCCACTGATTGACATCGTGAATAATTTGTCAGAAATGGCCAACTTTGTCTATATCCGCCAAAAAGGCCCGTACGGTAATGCCACACCGTTGACCTGCGCCGCCCATTTGATCAATGGTGATGAGCCGGTTATTTATACGTTTGCGGATGATTTTATCGCTGCTAGTCCCAGCCGATTTCGCCAGATGATCACTGCGGCGCAAAAATTAGACGGCGCGGTGCTATCGTGCAAGAAGATTATTGATGATGCTGAATTTGATCGCTACGGCGTGGTTAACGGTGAGCAGGTTGCTGACGGTGTGATCAAGATGACGAACATTGTTGAAAAACCAGGCAAAGCTAATGCCCCATCCGATCTCGCGAGCGTCAGTAGCTATCTGCTGCCGGGCGAGTTCTTTACCTATCTCGATAAGGCCAAACATGCGTTTGATGGTCACGGCGAATTTACAGTGCAGCCGATTATGCAGAGCATGATTGATGACGGCCATAGTTTTTATGGCGTAGAAATTACCAATGGCACGTACTATGACACTGGCGACAAGCTAGAGTATCTCAAGACAGTGATCGATTTTGGTATGCGTGATCCGAAGCTTGGTGCGAGCCTTCGTGAATATCTGGTCAAGCGGCTTGAGGAAAATGGCGCCAGCTAA
- a CDS encoding NUDIX domain-containing protein, whose translation MKTFTRIQPTTTQTVGEAYKRSAVIKRYQAEDGEQHEFTTFFSEELVSVLVVAVTTDNKIAMTYQFRAGPEKWLYDFPGGDGEPGEAVEMVARRELVEETGCTPGRFEYIGECYEGPYINIKIAVYLATDCVYNEDTIHLDQAESSQGAELRFVSAAELFAIARAGDLCVTGPFALLFDYLDNLRQEELS comes from the coding sequence ATGAAAACATTCACGCGTATTCAGCCAACCACCACGCAGACTGTCGGCGAGGCGTACAAGCGCTCGGCCGTCATCAAGCGGTATCAAGCAGAGGATGGCGAACAGCATGAGTTTACAACCTTCTTTTCTGAGGAGCTAGTGTCAGTGTTGGTGGTGGCAGTGACGACGGATAACAAGATCGCTATGACCTATCAGTTTCGAGCTGGCCCTGAGAAATGGCTCTATGATTTTCCCGGCGGTGACGGGGAGCCGGGTGAAGCAGTAGAGATGGTAGCGCGGCGTGAACTAGTGGAAGAGACCGGCTGCACGCCAGGGCGCTTTGAATATATTGGTGAATGCTATGAGGGGCCGTACATCAATATCAAGATCGCAGTGTACTTGGCGACTGACTGCGTGTACAATGAGGATACAATTCACCTTGATCAAGCTGAAAGCAGCCAGGGCGCTGAACTACGGTTTGTTTCAGCGGCAGAGTTGTTTGCTATCGCTCGGGCGGGTGATTTATGTGTAACAGGGCCATTCGCGCTTTTGTTTGATTATTTAGATAACCTACGACAGGAGGAACTATCATGA
- the gatB gene encoding Asp-tRNA(Asn)/Glu-tRNA(Gln) amidotransferase subunit GatB, translating to MMSVYDEYEMTIGIECHVQLATKTKLFSPADNDARNAEPNEKTHEIDFGLPGMLPVLNKYAVELAVRAGKALNAPIARVSRFDRKHYFYPDLPKGYQTSQMYQPIILAGYVDAPLEDGSLKRVRIHHAHMEEDAGKLTHHDGYSLVDLNRAGTPLIEIVSEPDIHSAEEAKAYASELHKLMVYAGVTHGDLYHGNMRFDVNISVAKKGATELGKRAEVKNLNSFRSVERAAEYEFKRQVDLLERGESVVQETRGWSDDQQITTSQRSKEDAQDYRYMPDPDVPPIVLTDEEIAGMQEYMPLMPGECRERWADLGLDHSVITTILGHQPLAILLDAIKTLTVHNEQAVLDELGVDKIKYQRLVKRIFNWFASTPEELIDMDLIGEGYVGPRRLTELSLLVEDNEVSSTGGKEIFLSLFDQQYLKQGPREIAQIKNLLQVSDEGVIVAIVDEVLNDPASAASIADIRSGKDKAIGYLVGQVMKRSKGQANPSLAQKLIRERL from the coding sequence ATGATGAGTGTATATGATGAATATGAAATGACTATCGGCATCGAGTGTCACGTCCAGCTGGCGACCAAAACCAAGCTATTCAGCCCGGCTGATAATGACGCGCGTAATGCTGAGCCGAACGAAAAAACGCACGAGATTGACTTTGGTCTGCCGGGCATGCTGCCGGTGTTGAATAAGTATGCCGTCGAGCTGGCGGTGCGCGCCGGTAAAGCGTTGAATGCGCCGATTGCTCGCGTTAGCCGGTTTGATCGCAAGCATTATTTCTATCCTGACTTGCCAAAGGGCTACCAGACATCGCAAATGTACCAACCGATTATTTTGGCTGGCTATGTTGACGCGCCGCTAGAAGACGGTTCGCTCAAGCGGGTGCGGATTCATCATGCGCACATGGAAGAGGACGCTGGCAAGTTGACGCACCACGACGGCTATTCATTGGTCGACCTCAACCGCGCTGGTACACCGCTGATCGAAATCGTTTCTGAGCCGGATATTCACTCTGCCGAGGAGGCCAAGGCGTACGCTTCGGAACTGCACAAATTGATGGTGTATGCAGGTGTGACGCACGGTGATTTATATCATGGCAATATGCGGTTTGATGTCAATATTTCGGTGGCCAAGAAAGGCGCGACAGAGCTGGGCAAGCGCGCGGAAGTCAAGAACCTCAATTCATTCCGCAGCGTCGAGCGTGCCGCTGAATACGAGTTCAAGCGCCAAGTTGACCTACTGGAGCGCGGTGAATCAGTGGTGCAGGAAACCCGTGGCTGGAGCGATGACCAGCAAATCACTACCTCACAACGCTCGAAAGAGGATGCCCAGGATTATCGTTACATGCCTGATCCGGATGTCCCGCCGATTGTTTTGACTGACGAGGAAATCGCCGGTATGCAGGAATATATGCCACTGATGCCGGGCGAGTGCCGCGAGCGTTGGGCTGATCTGGGGTTGGATCATTCGGTGATTACGACGATCCTCGGCCATCAGCCGCTCGCGATATTGCTTGACGCTATCAAGACGCTGACGGTGCATAACGAGCAAGCTGTTCTTGATGAGCTGGGAGTTGACAAGATAAAATATCAGCGGCTGGTCAAGCGGATCTTTAACTGGTTTGCTTCGACGCCGGAGGAGTTGATTGATATGGATCTCATCGGAGAGGGCTATGTCGGGCCGCGTCGGTTGACAGAGTTATCACTGCTCGTCGAGGATAACGAGGTCAGTTCAACTGGCGGCAAGGAGATTTTCCTTAGTCTATTCGACCAACAATATCTCAAACAGGGGCCGCGTGAGATTGCTCAAATCAAGAACTTGCTGCAGGTATCTGACGAGGGGGTGATCGTAGCCATCGTTGACGAAGTATTGAATGACCCAGCCTCGGCGGCATCCATCGCTGATATTCGCTCGGGCAAAGACAAAGCTATCGGCTACCTCGTCGGTCAAGTCATGAAGCGCTCTAAGGGCCAGGCCAACCCGAGTCTCGCCCAGAAACTAATCCGAGAGCGACTGTAA
- the gatA gene encoding Asp-tRNA(Asn)/Glu-tRNA(Gln) amidotransferase subunit GatA, whose translation MSRISDFTGKSAVENVKEALRRAREVEDYHALLSLTEERALERAAKVDQGEISGRLTGVPFVVKDNFLAFGAPTTAASKMLENFEAPLQATAVEKLEAEGAICIGKANLDAFAHGGSTENSAFGPTKNAADKTRVAGGSSGGSAVVTALDVVPFALGTDTGGSIRQPASFNGVVGVKPTYGAVSRYGVVAMASSTDTIGCFTTNADDANLVMEIMAGRDDKDMTTLPDFWRNQPGFRKKKIGLVKQCMTDDVNAAVRQKTLDYAEKLKQLGYEIEEVDLDMMQYSLAMYYIIVPAELSSNLARYDGVRYGHRAAEVKTLAELYGRSRNEGFMTENKRRIMIGSFVLSSGFFDAYYMQAQKARTLLINEFTRLFAQYDALLMPTAPTPAFKLGENTSDPIKMYLSDIMTVPASLAGLPAISVPAGNNDEGLPIGVQLVGNYRSDGSLLKLAAEVEVL comes from the coding sequence ATGAGTCGGATTAGTGATTTTACCGGAAAGAGCGCAGTCGAAAATGTTAAAGAAGCACTGCGGCGAGCGCGCGAAGTTGAAGATTATCACGCATTGTTGAGTTTAACGGAAGAACGGGCGCTGGAGCGAGCAGCCAAGGTTGATCAGGGTGAAATTTCTGGGCGGCTGACTGGCGTGCCGTTTGTGGTAAAAGATAATTTCTTAGCCTTTGGGGCGCCGACGACTGCTGCTTCAAAAATGCTCGAGAATTTTGAGGCGCCGCTCCAGGCAACAGCCGTTGAAAAGCTAGAAGCTGAAGGTGCAATTTGCATCGGCAAGGCCAACCTGGACGCCTTTGCTCACGGTGGTTCGACGGAAAATTCAGCCTTTGGTCCGACTAAAAACGCTGCGGACAAAACTCGAGTGGCTGGTGGTTCATCGGGTGGTTCGGCGGTAGTGACAGCACTTGACGTGGTACCGTTTGCGCTAGGTACCGATACTGGCGGTTCGATTCGTCAGCCGGCCAGCTTTAACGGTGTGGTCGGTGTCAAGCCAACCTACGGTGCGGTCAGCCGTTACGGCGTGGTAGCCATGGCATCGAGTACAGATACAATCGGTTGTTTCACCACGAACGCTGATGATGCTAATCTGGTGATGGAGATTATGGCGGGCCGCGATGATAAAGACATGACGACGCTGCCTGACTTTTGGCGGAACCAGCCAGGCTTTAGAAAGAAAAAGATTGGTTTGGTTAAGCAATGTATGACTGACGATGTGAACGCGGCGGTGCGCCAGAAAACGCTTGACTATGCTGAAAAACTGAAACAGTTGGGTTATGAAATTGAAGAAGTAGATCTGGACATGATGCAATATTCGCTGGCGATGTACTATATTATTGTGCCGGCAGAATTATCGTCAAATCTGGCGCGCTATGACGGCGTGCGCTATGGTCACCGAGCGGCCGAGGTAAAAACGCTAGCGGAATTGTACGGTCGTAGTCGCAACGAAGGTTTTATGACGGAGAATAAGCGGCGGATTATGATCGGTAGTTTCGTGTTGTCGAGCGGTTTCTTTGACGCTTACTACATGCAGGCGCAAAAAGCGCGCACGCTGCTCATCAACGAGTTCACTAGATTATTCGCTCAGTATGATGCACTATTGATGCCGACGGCACCAACACCAGCATTCAAACTTGGCGAGAACACTAGCGATCCGATCAAGATGTATCTATCTGATATCATGACTGTACCAGCTAGTCTAGCTGGACTGCCGGCAATTTCTGTGCCAGCTGGAAATAATGACGAAGGATTACCGATCGGCGTGCAGCTAGTTGGTAATTACCGTTCGGACGGAAGCCTGCTGAAACTGGCGGCGGAAGTGGAGGTCCTCTGA
- the gatC gene encoding Asp-tRNA(Asn)/Glu-tRNA(Gln) amidotransferase subunit GatC, which translates to MTTISTSDIQHLASLSSLALADDEVDGLRQDLENIIGYIEQLGELDTAGVEPTYQVTGLENVWREDEIQLGIPAEKLLEMAPEKQNNQVKVPQVL; encoded by the coding sequence ATGACAACTATTTCTACCAGTGATATTCAGCACCTGGCGAGTTTGAGTAGTCTGGCATTAGCCGATGATGAAGTTGATGGACTGCGCCAAGATTTGGAAAATATAATTGGCTATATTGAGCAGCTCGGCGAGCTTGATACGGCGGGCGTGGAGCCAACTTACCAAGTGACGGGACTAGAGAATGTCTGGCGCGAAGATGAGATTCAGCTGGGTATTCCTGCAGAAAAGCTGCTTGAGATGGCGCCTGAGAAACAGAATAATCAAGTGAAAGTGCCGCAGGTATTGTAA